Proteins encoded together in one Candidatus Lariskella endosymbiont of Epinotia ramella window:
- the pdxT gene encoding pyridoxal 5'-phosphate synthase glutaminase subunit PdxT, with product MYIGVMGYQGAGHLHITTLKTLGLKCCYVRSKDDFRQDLDALIMPGGESSAQYKYCIEHDIFDEIKNFAKAGKIIFGTCAGLILLSSYKSQLVNGIGLLDLEVERNCYGRQNASGVMLSDSGQQVSFIRAPGITSLGKKVRVIDTYNGSPIFVSQAIPGSAKHTIYGATFHPEIPIDSKISNYYTELFYH from the coding sequence ATGTACATAGGAGTAATGGGTTATCAAGGTGCAGGGCATCTGCATATAACCACCCTTAAAACGCTTGGGCTTAAATGTTGCTATGTCAGAAGCAAAGATGATTTCAGGCAAGATCTTGATGCTTTAATAATGCCAGGTGGAGAAAGCTCAGCGCAGTATAAATACTGCATTGAACATGATATTTTCGACGAAATAAAGAATTTTGCTAAGGCTGGAAAAATCATTTTTGGTACATGTGCAGGCCTAATATTACTATCATCATATAAGTCACAGCTTGTGAATGGAATTGGTCTTCTAGATCTTGAAGTTGAGCGCAACTGTTATGGCAGACAAAACGCAAGTGGTGTGATGTTATCTGACAGTGGACAGCAAGTGTCATTCATCAGAGCACCTGGCATAACTTCTCTAGGAAAGAAAGTAAGGGTTATAGATACATATAATGGCAGTCCAATTTTCGTCTCACAAGCGATTCCTGGATCCGCAAAACATACCATATATGGCGCAACATTTCATCCAGAAATACCTATAGATTCAAAAATCAGCAATTATTATACCGAACTATTTTATCATTAA
- a CDS encoding Rne/Rng family ribonuclease, with amino-acid sequence MSRKILIDASYKDEIRLVVVDNGLVIAFEYQGREKRSIKGNIYLAKVTRIEPSLQAAFVEYGAEKQGFLPFEDIHCEYYQLPAAEKKELIESTNKVKSQQEDAAGSKTDILLKPVVHHKYKIQDVIKKDQVLLVQALKEERGNKGASMTTYITLSGRYCIVMPNAAQSIGVSRKISDTDERERLKSLAYELHEQNNNLSVIIRTAGEYRAKIDIKRDFGYLKKLWNSIKSHASSASTPAFIYEESNVVRKAIRDFYSVEVDEIVVSGNEVYENALEFMSGILPKYIGKLKQYQDNVPIFTKYKVEEQLASLYDNRVSLHSGGYIVINQAEALVAIDVNSGKSTAERSVENTALKTNLEAATEIARQLRLRDLSGLIVIDFIDMNEFDHRKAVERAIKDATAHDRARVQIGKISEFGLLEMSRQHLKQSFTEAHLLECSYCSGRGRIRPLNATAIAILRAIEGEITEEQCQTIEVMTSRDLAMHLLNTKRREILSIEQKYNINVHVQIDESAGADGFFIERKVNNIKQAGPMSFLDYSTPQIEAINVEETESKQNLGEKSKKKGPKRRKINPNQYGNNPQNSDSTARAIEKAQDKVNTVAEIENSSDSSNNTAVVGKIVDKRNRDRRRKFLPRPQYQAGNRYKPHGIVEADVSKRSTGNVITTDDSSILKKIWKKITE; translated from the coding sequence ATGTCGAGAAAAATACTAATAGATGCATCTTATAAAGATGAAATTAGGCTAGTTGTTGTAGATAATGGTTTGGTGATAGCTTTTGAATACCAAGGCAGAGAAAAGAGATCTATAAAGGGAAATATCTATCTAGCTAAGGTAACCAGAATAGAACCATCTTTACAGGCAGCCTTTGTTGAATACGGAGCAGAGAAGCAAGGGTTTTTACCATTTGAAGATATACATTGTGAGTATTACCAGTTACCGGCTGCAGAAAAAAAAGAGCTTATAGAGTCTACAAATAAAGTTAAAAGTCAACAGGAAGATGCAGCAGGTAGCAAAACAGATATTTTGCTGAAACCAGTTGTGCATCACAAGTATAAGATACAAGATGTAATAAAGAAAGACCAAGTGCTCCTGGTACAGGCATTAAAGGAAGAAAGAGGCAATAAAGGAGCTAGTATGACAACATACATAACGCTATCAGGGCGTTATTGTATTGTAATGCCTAATGCCGCTCAGTCTATTGGTGTCTCTAGGAAAATCTCTGATACGGACGAAAGAGAACGCCTTAAAAGCCTTGCTTATGAATTGCATGAGCAAAACAACAACTTAAGTGTGATTATCAGAACTGCTGGTGAATATAGAGCAAAGATCGATATAAAGAGAGATTTTGGTTACTTAAAAAAACTGTGGAATAGCATCAAAAGCCATGCATCATCTGCTAGTACACCTGCTTTTATTTATGAAGAAAGTAATGTCGTACGTAAGGCAATAAGAGATTTTTACAGCGTTGAGGTAGATGAAATAGTTGTTTCAGGCAATGAAGTATATGAAAATGCGCTTGAATTCATGAGTGGTATACTGCCAAAATACATTGGAAAATTGAAGCAATATCAAGATAATGTGCCGATCTTTACCAAGTATAAAGTTGAAGAGCAACTAGCAAGTCTCTATGATAATAGAGTTTCTCTTCACTCTGGTGGCTATATAGTTATCAACCAAGCTGAAGCTTTAGTTGCAATAGACGTAAATTCAGGCAAATCAACTGCTGAAAGAAGTGTAGAGAATACAGCTTTAAAAACAAATCTTGAGGCTGCCACTGAAATTGCAAGACAGCTAAGACTTAGAGATCTATCAGGCCTGATTGTGATCGACTTCATAGATATGAATGAATTTGATCATAGAAAAGCCGTTGAAAGAGCTATTAAGGATGCGACTGCACACGATAGAGCTAGAGTGCAAATAGGGAAGATAAGCGAATTTGGACTGCTTGAGATGTCAAGACAACATCTAAAACAAAGCTTTACTGAAGCACATCTCCTAGAATGTTCATACTGTAGTGGCAGGGGAAGAATTAGACCGCTGAATGCAACTGCTATTGCGATATTAAGGGCGATAGAGGGAGAAATTACAGAAGAACAATGTCAGACAATTGAAGTAATGACCTCTAGAGATCTTGCTATGCATCTATTAAATACAAAGCGCCGTGAGATATTATCTATTGAGCAAAAATACAATATTAATGTTCACGTTCAGATAGATGAGTCAGCTGGTGCTGATGGCTTTTTCATAGAAAGAAAAGTGAATAACATAAAACAGGCTGGGCCTATGTCTTTCCTTGATTACAGCACTCCACAAATAGAGGCAATAAATGTAGAGGAAACCGAAAGCAAACAAAACTTAGGCGAAAAATCCAAAAAGAAAGGGCCTAAAAGGAGAAAGATCAATCCCAATCAATATGGCAATAATCCACAAAATTCTGATAGTACTGCACGTGCCATAGAAAAAGCACAAGACAAAGTAAACACTGTTGCAGAAATAGAAAACTCTTCAGATAGCTCTAATAATACAGCAGTAGTTGGCAAAATTGTTGATAAACGCAATAGGGATAGAAGACGCAAATTTTTACCTAGACCGCAATATCAAGCCGGCAACAGATATAAGCCGCATGGTATAGTTGAAGCTGATGTTTCGAAAAGATCAACAGGAAACGTTATCACTACGGATGATAGCTCAATACTTAAAAAAATATGGAAGAAAATAACAGAATAA
- a CDS encoding succinate dehydrogenase assembly factor 2, with translation MHLSIEQKDLRKLCIYRSLHRGCKELDIIMEGYIKSRLNNFSEGDLLLYSKLLEMEDSVIYDYILGTTQVPFEHNNEVMQDFIEFARFFKCV, from the coding sequence ATGCATCTTAGTATAGAGCAAAAGGATCTAAGAAAGTTATGCATTTATAGAAGCTTGCATAGAGGATGTAAGGAACTTGACATAATTATGGAAGGCTATATCAAATCTAGATTAAATAACTTTTCAGAAGGAGATCTATTGCTATATTCCAAATTATTGGAAATGGAAGATAGTGTAATATATGACTATATACTTGGGACGACTCAAGTTCCATTTGAACATAATAATGAAGTGATGCAAGATTTCATAGAATTTGCAAGATTTTTTAAATGTGTTTAA
- the pssA gene encoding CDP-diacylglycerol--serine O-phosphatidyltransferase: protein MLKNKKYKIPTVPLSQLFPSIVTMLALCLGITAVRYALDDKFDTAAILIIVASVMDGLDGRLARLLNATTAFGAQLDSLADLVSFGVAPAIVTYLWSLYQIPYKGVGWAVILLFITCAAFRLARFNISRSDPKNFSIGVPMPAAACLCITPMILSFQILDLHENYWLIAIYMISVGILMASRVPTFVLKHMHIQRNKILPIMLMLTILIILLLIMPWIVFPILSAAYLISIPFSIISYKKIRVN, encoded by the coding sequence ATGCTAAAAAATAAAAAATATAAGATACCTACAGTTCCGCTATCACAGCTTTTCCCAAGCATCGTAACGATGCTTGCTCTTTGTTTAGGTATCACAGCAGTTAGATATGCTCTTGATGACAAATTTGATACTGCAGCAATCTTAATAATAGTTGCGTCTGTCATGGATGGCCTTGACGGCAGGCTCGCCAGATTATTGAATGCGACCACAGCATTTGGTGCACAGTTAGATTCGCTAGCTGACCTCGTGAGTTTTGGTGTTGCTCCTGCGATTGTAACTTACCTCTGGTCTTTATACCAAATTCCATATAAAGGCGTCGGTTGGGCTGTAATACTACTTTTCATCACATGTGCAGCGTTTCGGTTAGCACGCTTTAATATATCTCGTTCAGATCCCAAGAACTTCTCTATAGGAGTGCCAATGCCTGCAGCAGCCTGCCTTTGTATAACCCCAATGATTCTTTCATTCCAGATATTAGATTTACATGAGAATTACTGGCTTATTGCAATTTATATGATATCTGTTGGTATCTTAATGGCAAGCCGTGTTCCAACGTTTGTGCTAAAACATATGCATATACAACGCAATAAGATTTTGCCTATAATGTTAATGTTAACTATCTTAATAATCTTGCTATTAATAATGCCGTGGATAGTATTTCCTATATTGTCTGCTGCGTATTTGATATCCATACCGTTTAGCATCATTTCATACAAAAAAATTAGAGTAAATTAA
- the tolB gene encoding Tol-Pal system beta propeller repeat protein TolB, which produces MLISGQKKLNLAAKLIQSQLLAVAFFIIVLHYSTAVALLKVGVNEGNAEPMPIAIDSFDGQTWEEKDIGREIHDVIVNDLQGSGLFRAIDRAAFLERPSMSQRPNLSNWRKINATVLVVGSVSITGDYAKVQFKVWDPYAEKQIEGIEYKFGRSMWRKYAHRIADVVYNKLTGESGYFDTKILFVSESGPAYKKVKKLSIMDQDGANYRVLTDGKSIVITPRFDSKSRHAIYVGYYGKRTHIYMLNLATGVQRLVGHLPGIAFAPRFSPDDSHVIFSIAMNGSTSIYEMNLYTGYVRRLTGDIGTISTSPCYSPDGKHITFSSDMNGKPQIYVMNRDGSNVMKISQGAGSYNTPVWSPRGDFIAFTKKEEGTFYIGVMRMDGSGERLLTTSWMDEGPTWSPNGRVIMFTRQKPNGASNLYAIDLTGYNERLMSTPMYASDPSWSSLLH; this is translated from the coding sequence ATGCTTATAAGTGGACAGAAGAAGCTCAATTTAGCTGCTAAACTGATTCAATCGCAACTCTTAGCTGTTGCGTTCTTTATCATTGTTTTGCACTATTCTACAGCAGTTGCTCTGCTAAAAGTTGGGGTCAATGAAGGAAATGCTGAACCTATGCCAATAGCAATAGATTCCTTTGATGGACAAACTTGGGAAGAAAAAGATATTGGCAGAGAAATACATGACGTGATAGTAAATGACTTGCAAGGATCTGGACTATTCAGAGCAATAGATAGAGCGGCCTTCCTAGAAAGACCATCAATGTCACAGCGCCCAAATCTATCAAATTGGCGTAAGATAAATGCTACTGTTTTAGTAGTGGGCTCTGTAAGTATTACAGGCGATTACGCGAAAGTGCAGTTCAAAGTTTGGGATCCATATGCAGAAAAACAAATTGAAGGAATAGAATATAAGTTTGGCCGTTCTATGTGGAGAAAATATGCTCATAGAATTGCTGATGTTGTTTATAACAAACTAACAGGAGAATCTGGATATTTTGACACCAAGATATTATTCGTATCTGAATCTGGCCCCGCTTATAAAAAAGTCAAAAAATTATCTATTATGGACCAAGATGGTGCAAATTATAGAGTTTTGACTGATGGAAAGTCAATTGTTATCACCCCAAGATTTGATTCTAAGAGTAGACATGCTATTTACGTCGGATATTACGGAAAAAGAACACATATATACATGCTAAATTTGGCAACTGGAGTACAGAGGCTAGTTGGACATTTACCAGGGATTGCATTTGCTCCCAGATTCTCACCTGATGATTCTCATGTTATATTTTCTATTGCAATGAATGGTTCAACTAGTATATATGAAATGAACCTTTATACAGGTTATGTACGCAGATTGACTGGTGACATAGGAACAATTAGTACATCCCCTTGCTATTCACCAGATGGAAAGCATATAACATTTAGCTCTGACATGAACGGTAAGCCTCAGATATATGTCATGAATAGAGATGGAAGCAATGTCATGAAGATCAGTCAAGGCGCAGGTTCTTATAATACTCCTGTGTGGTCTCCTAGAGGTGATTTTATAGCTTTCACTAAAAAGGAAGAAGGAACTTTCTATATAGGTGTTATGAGAATGGATGGAAGTGGTGAAAGACTTCTTACAACAAGCTGGATGGACGAAGGCCCAACTTGGTCACCAAATGGAAGAGTGATAATGTTTACAAGACAAAAGCCAAATGGAGCTTCTAATCTATATGCAATAGATCTAACAGGATATAATGAAAGATTGATGTCGACACCGATGTATGCATCGGATCCATCATGGTCCTCCTTGCTGCATTAA
- a CDS encoding AsmA-like C-terminal domain-containing protein, whose translation MLSRYISSYISKQLEFVQLNINSVNISWNKQESELYAEFQQVHCAFGEKSEVFVPSIGLSLDILGFLGSFGTANNFVKSIDISGEIGFKFEDVLHTHPKHITNFQHLIGHNASAAFQKIGNISEEVSNALNGIEIKFTLKQGAQPLSLVLNKIVIEPITYNGLTSLQLYLDGHIANDHVILSAYLDTSRLNALYVRGEFKNISPHMIAHVIFPKEIAEEMKYYFDGIFNFIIDDNYGLDTIQFSIVNFPRFLKKGLIFEQDIKVEDFAMSARCSGNYTNILIDQFMIKAGDLNLNGTFNKSSNDVIVGSIQINDLEVSKLYQYWPKPAAGIVRDWLQQHLKNGLVKNARVECFFDLPQLLSGVISKDTVIATFDLNDAKLKYMEQIPELSLANSRVIISANDVEVKSEEVSFLGSKVKDLIATINYFPKQVLAENLQPTKDTNQQYNGVGLTIAAKVSGPLQNLINIGFLHAGKQNEKLIGYKGNSEVNLKFFVPFDDEVSLDTMHMQIVGKSFNTSTPKVAGNYHLSAKEVNLSFIGGALDINSPSAIINNALPAAVNVKYLVTDDLDISIQCTSSANVHTFRQANIYVPDFISGTVKINASGTIKANDALYNIGIDLQNSHIDLGIIGVHKSIGVYGQMNVTVKNQPTTKSLFDIKYQLTLPDLQSEGDGIISEDLTSSILIKSQNSLLHGHSMSFNYDASTKAEKLHLKGNVLDLSTANFTKVDNVTKNSRTKIFELTTDFKKAILKSGVELIAPTISMSCTLEMCNDFHVRGSFAKTGYVNIFYRYPTIAVISNDAGSILKAFGIYDRISNGSLEFKAELLNNQSLQGKFLIEKFHVSNTPLLAKFLSMVAVTSASFKGLGDFVSGKGMGFDKLSCDLEYEFPAIYFKECRVSGPILRVKGSSVINHKTKLIKAAGVLVPTNIVNTVIQSIPIIGNLVSGGKDNGVISTNFYVSGNLDKEVQITINPLSLLTPGFLGEIFNQESSILRK comes from the coding sequence ATGCTCTCAAGGTATATTAGCAGTTACATCAGTAAGCAACTGGAGTTTGTACAGCTTAACATAAATAGTGTAAATATTTCTTGGAATAAGCAAGAATCTGAATTATATGCTGAATTTCAGCAGGTACATTGCGCTTTCGGAGAAAAAAGCGAAGTCTTTGTCCCAAGTATTGGTCTTTCATTAGATATATTGGGGTTTCTAGGCAGTTTCGGTACAGCCAACAATTTTGTAAAATCTATAGATATTAGCGGCGAGATCGGATTCAAATTTGAAGACGTGCTTCACACACACCCTAAGCACATAACGAATTTTCAACATCTGATAGGACATAATGCATCTGCTGCATTTCAAAAAATTGGCAACATTTCAGAAGAAGTGTCTAATGCTTTGAATGGCATTGAAATAAAATTTACATTAAAACAAGGCGCACAACCATTATCTCTGGTACTAAATAAAATAGTTATAGAACCAATTACATATAATGGACTCACTTCTCTACAACTTTATCTAGATGGGCATATAGCAAATGACCACGTAATATTGTCAGCATATTTAGATACCAGTAGATTGAATGCACTTTACGTACGCGGCGAATTTAAAAACATTTCCCCACATATGATAGCTCATGTGATCTTTCCAAAAGAAATAGCGGAGGAGATGAAATACTATTTCGATGGCATATTTAATTTCATTATAGATGATAACTATGGATTGGACACAATCCAATTTTCCATAGTAAATTTCCCAAGGTTTCTAAAAAAAGGACTAATATTCGAGCAAGACATAAAAGTTGAAGATTTTGCAATGTCAGCAAGGTGCTCAGGCAATTATACTAATATTCTCATAGATCAATTCATGATTAAAGCTGGAGATTTAAATCTAAATGGTACTTTTAATAAGAGCTCAAATGACGTAATAGTTGGATCTATACAAATCAATGATTTGGAAGTTTCCAAGTTATATCAATATTGGCCTAAACCAGCAGCAGGAATAGTTCGAGATTGGTTACAACAACACTTAAAAAATGGCCTCGTGAAAAATGCTAGAGTGGAATGCTTTTTTGATTTGCCTCAGCTTTTATCAGGTGTCATATCAAAAGATACTGTAATCGCTACGTTTGATTTAAATGATGCTAAGCTTAAGTATATGGAGCAAATTCCAGAACTGAGTCTTGCTAATAGTAGAGTTATAATTTCAGCAAATGATGTTGAAGTCAAATCAGAAGAAGTATCATTCCTTGGTAGCAAAGTTAAAGATTTAATAGCAACAATAAACTACTTTCCAAAACAAGTACTAGCAGAGAATTTACAACCAACTAAAGATACCAATCAACAATATAATGGGGTTGGTCTTACTATTGCAGCAAAAGTATCTGGCCCTCTGCAAAATCTAATTAATATAGGCTTTTTACACGCGGGGAAGCAGAATGAAAAGTTAATCGGATATAAGGGAAATTCTGAAGTAAATCTAAAATTCTTTGTTCCATTTGATGATGAAGTAAGTCTTGATACAATGCATATGCAAATAGTGGGCAAATCATTTAATACCAGCACACCGAAAGTCGCTGGGAATTATCATTTGAGCGCTAAAGAAGTAAATCTATCATTCATCGGTGGAGCTTTGGATATAAATTCTCCAAGCGCAATAATCAATAACGCACTTCCAGCAGCGGTAAATGTTAAGTATCTAGTCACAGATGATCTAGATATATCAATACAGTGCACCTCTAGTGCAAACGTTCATACCTTCAGACAAGCAAACATTTACGTTCCAGATTTTATAAGTGGCACTGTCAAAATTAACGCTTCAGGCACTATTAAAGCAAATGATGCATTATATAATATAGGTATCGATTTACAGAATTCACATATAGACCTAGGAATTATAGGTGTGCACAAAAGTATAGGTGTTTATGGACAAATGAATGTGACTGTCAAAAATCAGCCGACAACAAAAAGTCTATTTGATATAAAGTATCAGCTCACTTTACCAGACCTTCAAAGCGAAGGAGATGGGATTATTTCTGAAGACCTGACTAGCTCCATTTTAATAAAATCTCAGAATTCACTCTTACATGGTCATAGCATGTCATTTAATTATGATGCATCGACAAAAGCTGAAAAGCTACATCTAAAAGGAAATGTACTAGATCTCAGCACAGCTAATTTTACTAAAGTAGATAACGTTACTAAAAATTCCAGAACGAAAATATTTGAGTTAACAACTGATTTTAAAAAAGCAATACTGAAATCTGGAGTAGAATTGATTGCACCTACAATATCTATGAGTTGTACGCTTGAAATGTGCAATGATTTCCATGTAAGAGGAAGCTTTGCAAAAACCGGATATGTAAATATATTTTATAGATATCCAACCATTGCGGTGATATCTAATGATGCAGGAAGTATACTGAAAGCCTTTGGTATATATGACCGTATATCAAACGGCAGCTTGGAATTTAAAGCTGAATTACTCAATAATCAGTCACTACAAGGTAAATTTCTTATAGAAAAGTTCCACGTTAGCAACACCCCTTTGCTCGCTAAATTCTTAAGCATGGTAGCGGTCACTTCTGCATCTTTTAAGGGCCTTGGTGACTTTGTAAGTGGCAAAGGTATGGGATTTGATAAACTATCATGTGATTTAGAATATGAATTTCCAGCTATATACTTCAAAGAATGTAGAGTGAGCGGTCCAATATTACGTGTTAAAGGATCAAGCGTTATAAATCACAAAACAAAACTCATAAAAGCTGCGGGAGTCTTGGTTCCAACTAACATAGTAAACACAGTAATACAAAGCATACCAATAATAGGAAATTTAGTTTCTGGTGGAAAGGACAATGGAGTAATATCCACAAATTTTTACGTTTCTGGAAATTTAGATAAAGAAGTGCAAATTACAATTAACCCATTGTCATTGTTGACTCCTGGATTTTTAGGCGAAATTTTTAATCAGGAAAGCTCGATATTGCGCAAATGA
- a CDS encoding ABC transporter ATP-binding protein: MLQNTEKNYESTAYLLSRLFHGYIKPYSSQLLMAIFCMIVVACTTAVQAWLIQPILDSIFVQKEIKMLYIIPAIVFLNSVVKGIASFYEDVFIKRTEQKILADIQLHLYSHLMYADTKFLIEYSSGHLVSHMTSDINAMKRSVAEVLTGISKEFLTIIGLICIMFYQSVNLALIAFFIFPMAFYPIIQLGKKMHQIAYSMQEEIGRFIIRLDETFQNTSIIKSYCREEYEIARAKKAMQRFLDLYNKGVYIESASSPIMDTLGGIAIVVVICYGGSQVIGGSTTPGAFFSFIAALLMSYRPLKIVSKLNSVFQSGLAASRRLFVILDAKQEIVSDPNKQNANFKSFNIKFHDVHFSYKSEQKILDGFYMDIPEGKTVALVGESGVGKSTVLSLLQRLYDAESGLITIDGIDIQNIKISSLRNSIALVSQDVALFDDTILENIRYGRLNASYNEIIEAATAAAAHDFIINTQLGYNTQIGQSGIKLSGGQRQRIAIARAILKNAPILMLDEATSALDAISEKQIRSALDYLKKGRTTIVIAHRLSTIETADIIYVFADGRVVEHGTHKVLLEKSGAYARLYKQYREVQVI, translated from the coding sequence ATGTTACAAAATACAGAGAAAAATTATGAGAGCACTGCCTATCTTCTTAGTAGACTATTTCATGGTTACATAAAACCATACTCATCACAACTTTTGATGGCGATCTTCTGTATGATAGTAGTAGCTTGTACTACAGCTGTACAAGCATGGTTGATACAGCCTATATTAGACAGTATCTTTGTACAAAAAGAAATCAAGATGCTTTATATTATACCAGCTATAGTTTTTCTAAATAGCGTAGTTAAAGGCATTGCCTCTTTTTATGAAGACGTATTTATCAAAAGAACTGAACAGAAGATATTAGCTGATATACAGCTACATCTTTATTCGCACTTGATGTATGCTGATACAAAATTCTTGATAGAATATTCTTCAGGTCATCTAGTTTCTCATATGACTAGTGATATAAATGCAATGAAGCGTAGTGTTGCTGAAGTTTTAACGGGGATATCAAAAGAATTTCTTACTATTATAGGCTTAATATGCATTATGTTTTATCAAAGTGTGAACCTGGCATTAATAGCTTTCTTTATATTTCCAATGGCTTTTTATCCAATAATACAACTTGGAAAAAAAATGCATCAAATTGCATATAGTATGCAAGAAGAAATTGGTCGCTTTATAATAAGGCTTGATGAAACTTTTCAAAATACATCAATTATTAAATCATACTGTAGAGAGGAGTATGAAATTGCAAGAGCAAAGAAGGCAATGCAGAGGTTTTTGGATCTCTATAATAAGGGTGTTTATATAGAGTCAGCATCTTCTCCTATCATGGATACACTTGGTGGCATAGCAATTGTTGTTGTTATATGTTATGGTGGTTCTCAAGTGATAGGTGGCTCTACAACGCCAGGAGCTTTCTTCTCATTTATAGCGGCACTTTTGATGTCATATAGACCTCTGAAAATAGTTTCAAAACTAAATTCAGTATTTCAAAGTGGTCTTGCAGCTTCTAGAAGATTGTTTGTGATTTTGGATGCTAAACAAGAGATAGTAAGTGATCCAAACAAGCAAAATGCGAACTTTAAAAGTTTCAACATCAAATTTCATGATGTACATTTTTCATATAAATCAGAGCAAAAAATTCTTGATGGTTTTTATATGGATATACCAGAAGGGAAAACTGTTGCGCTCGTTGGAGAATCTGGCGTTGGAAAATCTACGGTTCTTAGTCTTCTTCAGAGACTTTATGATGCAGAATCCGGTTTGATCACAATAGATGGAATCGATATACAAAATATAAAAATCTCTTCTTTGCGCAATTCAATCGCGCTTGTTAGCCAAGATGTAGCGTTGTTTGATGATACCATATTAGAAAATATTAGATATGGAAGGCTGAATGCTAGTTACAATGAAATTATTGAAGCTGCGACAGCTGCTGCTGCACATGATTTCATAATAAACACGCAGCTTGGGTATAATACACAGATCGGGCAAAGTGGTATAAAATTATCCGGGGGGCAACGTCAAAGAATTGCTATAGCAAGAGCTATATTGAAGAATGCACCCATCTTAATGTTAGATGAAGCAACTAGTGCTCTGGATGCAATCTCAGAAAAACAGATTAGGTCAGCATTGGATTATCTAAAAAAAGGACGCACCACAATTGTTATAGCTCATAGGTTGTCTACTATAGAAACTGCCGATATAATATATGTGTTTGCAGATGGAAGAGTCGTAGAGCATGGAACTCATAAAGTACTGCTAGAAAAATCTGGAGCATATGCAAGATTGTATAAGCAATATAGAGAAGTACAGGTTATATAG
- a CDS encoding sulfite exporter TauE/SafE family protein translates to MHCHDSQLVLNTLDPTYLQLCTTLFFSGLAGSFSHCIWMCGPIAISQMSMRMMLIPNSQMSELNKIKSAAAAPYYIGKAITYSILTLFASIISIHFRSYPFFQYFGALVLCLAMFFFIKSGISAALSVISESVYSKGLSQYIGRTEISSMRRAIKFLEASLVNKISVKHISPYNIKGLILGMILGLIPCGLVYANISLALSATDNSLLAAWAMFIFGMATIPGLFIVSYIGSSMFEKYKKAFSLLHMCAMFFNTYLLVVYIMRILN, encoded by the coding sequence ATGCACTGTCACGATAGTCAGCTAGTCTTAAATACTTTAGATCCCACTTATCTACAGCTCTGCACAACATTATTTTTCTCCGGGCTAGCAGGTAGTTTCTCACACTGTATATGGATGTGTGGCCCTATAGCAATCAGCCAAATGAGTATGCGCATGATGCTTATACCAAATTCTCAGATGTCAGAATTGAATAAAATCAAAAGCGCAGCAGCGGCACCTTACTACATTGGTAAAGCCATAACTTATTCGATCCTCACACTTTTCGCTTCAATAATATCTATACATTTTAGATCTTATCCATTTTTCCAGTACTTTGGAGCTTTAGTACTTTGTCTGGCTATGTTTTTTTTCATAAAATCTGGAATTAGTGCAGCGCTATCTGTGATATCAGAAAGTGTATATTCTAAAGGCCTTAGTCAATATATAGGACGTACGGAAATTTCCAGCATGCGCAGAGCAATAAAATTTCTAGAAGCTAGTCTTGTTAATAAAATCTCTGTAAAACACATAAGCCCTTATAATATCAAAGGTCTTATTCTTGGTATGATACTTGGCCTCATCCCTTGTGGACTGGTTTATGCAAATATAAGCCTTGCTCTATCTGCAACAGATAATTCTTTACTTGCAGCATGGGCTATGTTCATTTTTGGTATGGCAACAATTCCAGGACTGTTTATTGTTTCATATATAGGCAGCAGCATGTTCGAAAAATACAAGAAAGCATTTTCTTTATTGCATATGTGCGCTATGTTTTTTAACACATATTTACTAGTAGTTTACATCATGAGGATATTAAATTAG